A window of Chitinophagaceae bacterium contains these coding sequences:
- a CDS encoding PKD domain-containing protein — protein sequence MKKITLLSAFLILTSCFIFAQNNFHLSGTVSDSISGNPLENYNVYVYTDSAQPAMGFYYSDNTVTDSTGYYEFTIPGGASTGPNVNYYVVVFDCISKPIIEFLQNHQGTVNSGIADFEICGVSSPGNNFCVDTSQISQNVFCPSIYEPVCGCDGTTYHNECQARYMYGITQFTYGICGSSACSADFTYTLGLNDTVNFYYTGNSSIASYQWDFGDGNYSTDPNPSHHFSSLNTYTTCLTITDTSGCVDVFCQSVHVSQSPCPQAYFTYSNQNSNSLEFTFYGGGAPANTASWHWDFGDGDSSNLQVPSHTFGTAGIYYVCLTVYGGTSCQNASDTYCQYIYTGQNSCTDTTIIDMTAACNFIYSPVCGCDGITYTNDCVATYYNGVISYTTGPCGSGGSSNHFSIYGSVQHNNVNADYAKVYLYSFQTGFMFTIDTAYTTNGNYVFHNIAQGDYILKAELLPSSSVYYDFAPTYYMSTLYWNQADIVVLDSTANNVDIELIPTSLLSGPGKIGGNLSWQNGLKLSSESEEALENVPVFLLDSDGEMLIFTYTAAHGDFIFDDIPYGSYQVYVEWLGKESEAAYVTISSDNQTVDNIEFYVGETIFANTTGIQNQILQKNLYTVYPNPANHFADLLIHNSVNEHYEISIIDVFGKRVKESSVETCINDRCQIRLNVSSLSAGIYFIEIKNESGIQLEKLIITE from the coding sequence ATGAAAAAGATAACATTACTAAGTGCTTTTTTAATCCTTACATCCTGTTTTATTTTTGCACAAAATAATTTTCATCTTTCCGGTACTGTAAGTGATAGTATTAGTGGAAATCCTTTGGAGAATTATAATGTGTATGTATATACTGATTCTGCTCAGCCGGCAATGGGTTTCTATTACAGTGATAATACAGTTACAGATAGCACGGGATACTATGAATTTACCATTCCTGGAGGTGCTTCTACCGGTCCAAATGTAAATTACTATGTTGTAGTATTTGATTGCATTAGTAAGCCAATCATTGAATTTCTGCAAAACCACCAGGGGACGGTAAATAGTGGTATTGCAGATTTTGAAATCTGTGGAGTATCTTCTCCGGGAAATAATTTTTGCGTAGATACAAGTCAAATCAGCCAGAATGTTTTTTGTCCTTCAATTTATGAACCGGTATGTGGTTGCGATGGGACAACATATCATAATGAATGCCAGGCAAGATATATGTACGGAATTACTCAGTTTACTTACGGCATTTGTGGATCTTCAGCTTGTTCAGCAGACTTTACCTATACTTTAGGTTTAAATGATACAGTTAACTTTTATTATACAGGGAATAGCTCAATAGCTTCTTATCAATGGGATTTTGGAGATGGAAATTATTCTACTGATCCAAACCCTTCTCATCATTTTTCATCATTAAATACTTATACAACCTGCCTTACAATAACTGATACATCCGGCTGTGTTGATGTTTTCTGTCAATCTGTTCATGTGAGCCAATCTCCATGCCCACAGGCATACTTTACATATTCTAATCAAAACTCCAATTCTTTAGAATTTACGTTTTATGGAGGTGGCGCACCAGCGAACACAGCTTCCTGGCACTGGGATTTTGGCGATGGAGATAGCTCAAATCTTCAGGTTCCTTCACATACTTTTGGTACAGCAGGTATTTATTATGTGTGTTTAACGGTTTATGGTGGAACTTCATGTCAAAATGCTTCTGATACTTATTGCCAATATATTTATACCGGTCAAAATAGTTGTACAGACACTACAATTATTGATATGACTGCAGCCTGTAATTTTATTTATAGCCCTGTATGTGGGTGCGATGGAATAACTTACACAAATGATTGTGTGGCAACTTATTATAATGGTGTTATCTCATATACTACCGGACCTTGTGGATCGGGAGGCTCATCGAACCATTTTTCAATTTATGGTAGTGTTCAGCATAATAATGTAAATGCAGATTATGCAAAAGTATATTTATACTCTTTTCAGACAGGCTTTATGTTTACGATAGACACAGCTTATACTACAAACGGGAATTATGTTTTCCATAATATAGCTCAGGGAGACTACATTTTAAAAGCAGAGTTATTACCCAGTTCTTCTGTTTACTATGATTTTGCTCCGACTTACTATATGAGTACTTTATATTGGAATCAGGCAGATATAGTAGTTTTAGACTCAACTGCTAATAATGTTGATATAGAGTTAATTCCTACTTCACTTTTGTCAGGTCCTGGAAAAATAGGAGGAAACTTAAGTTGGCAAAATGGACTTAAACTTTCAAGTGAAAGTGAAGAAGCATTGGAAAATGTTCCGGTTTTCTTGCTTGATTCAGATGGAGAAATGTTAATCTTTACCTATACTGCAGCTCATGGGGATTTTATTTTCGATGATATTCCTTATGGTAGTTATCAGGTTTATGTCGAATGGTTAGGTAAAGAATCTGAAGCAGCTTATGTTACTATAAGTAGTGATAACCAAACAGTTGATAATATTGAATTTTATGTCGGGGAAACTATTTTTGCTAATACAACAGGAATTCAAAATCAAATTCTACAGAAAAATTTATATACAGTCTACCCGAATCCGGCTAATCATTTTGCAGACTTATTAATACATAATTCAGTTAATGAACATTATGAAATAAGCATTATTGATGTATTCGGTAAGAGAGTAAAAGAAAGTTCAGTAGAAACTTGT